In Argiope bruennichi chromosome X1, qqArgBrue1.1, whole genome shotgun sequence, a single window of DNA contains:
- the LOC129959274 gene encoding uncharacterized protein LOC129959274, with the protein MIKLVASKSRVAPIKSLTIPRLELNAAVLLSKLMKKVMAAIKTTKTSVYYWSDSTTVLAWLQKQPIDLKQFVQSIVATIQENTSTKQWHHVSSEQNPADILSRGIDP; encoded by the coding sequence ATGATTAAATTAGTTGCTAGTAAATCCAGAGTAGCACCGATTAAAAGCTTGACGATTCCCAGGCTAGAATTGAACGCCGCAGTCTTGTtatcaaaacttatgaaaaaagtGATGGCAGCAATCAAAACGACAAAGACTAGTGTCTACTATTGGTCGGATTCTACTACTGTGCTTGCGTGGCTCCAGAAACAACCAATAGATTTAAAACAGTTCGTCCAAAGCATAGTAGCGACGATTCAAGAAAATACAAGTACTAAACAGTGGCATCATGTATCCTCAGAGCAAAATCCAGCTGACATCTTATCTCGAGGTATAGACCCCTAG